A genomic region of Brevibacillus sp. JNUCC-41 contains the following coding sequences:
- a CDS encoding (S)-benzoin forming benzil reductase — protein MKTFIITGASKGLGAAIAKGCLQTSDHCILVSRTAHPEMQQMADRSGKKLTFISLDLNETEKLPSLVNEILAAVDETSDIYIINNAGVIEPIKPVGNLGRVNLEMSMRVNFLAPIVLADEFVKQTKDWNRKKVMVNISSGAAKNPYHGWSAYCSTKAGLEMFTRVAGLEQDKTSFPASLISFSPGVMDTEMQGTIRSADERDFSDRDKFHEYKENGMLRSPEFVADKLLQLLEAEDLENGKFYDIKNLL, from the coding sequence GTGAAAACGTTTATAATCACAGGAGCTTCAAAAGGTTTAGGGGCTGCCATCGCCAAAGGCTGTTTGCAGACGAGTGATCATTGCATCTTAGTTTCCCGTACAGCACATCCTGAAATGCAGCAGATGGCTGACAGATCCGGGAAGAAACTTACATTTATTTCGCTAGACTTGAATGAAACTGAAAAGTTACCTTCCTTAGTCAATGAGATTCTTGCTGCTGTAGATGAAACAAGTGACATTTATATCATTAATAATGCAGGTGTCATTGAACCGATAAAGCCGGTAGGAAACCTTGGTAGAGTAAATTTGGAAATGAGCATGCGGGTGAATTTCTTGGCACCCATCGTACTGGCTGATGAATTCGTTAAACAGACAAAGGACTGGAACAGAAAGAAGGTAATGGTCAACATATCTTCAGGAGCAGCAAAAAACCCTTATCATGGCTGGTCAGCCTATTGCAGCACGAAGGCAGGGCTAGAAATGTTTACACGGGTTGCAGGGTTGGAACAGGATAAAACATCTTTCCCTGCGTCTCTCATTTCTTTTTCACCAGGTGTAATGGATACGGAAATGCAAGGGACAATCCGGTCAGCAGACGAACGGGACTTTTCCGATCGAGACAAATTTCATGAATATAAAGAGAATGGCATGTTAAGAAGTCCCGAATTTGTGGCAGATAAACTTTTGCAGCTTCTTGAGGCAGAAGATTTGGAGAATGGGAAGTTCTACGATATTAAGAATTTACTTTGA
- the cls gene encoding cardiolipin synthase: protein MEFTHVTSVLLGLVIILNILFATIVIFFERREASTTWAWLLVLYFLPVVGFILYLLFGTSLRHAHLFQWEDKKKIGIEEILDKQMEELSTNHFPFRNASSSNYRDLIYMHLRNNDAVLTEDNQVDIFTEGKNKFDQLFKDIEAAENHIHIQYYIIQRDGLGKRFIEALTKKANEGVKVRLLYDELGSRGMTKSFFREFRQAGGRVEAFFPSKLKFINLRLNFRNHRKLVIIDGKVGYVGGFNVGDEYLGLNPKFGFWRDTHLRIKGSAVKAIQTRFILDWNQASKHHDITYQPHYFPVLKPQGNIDLQIVTSGPDSEWEQIKNGYIKLISSAKKSILIQTPYFIPDASLLDALRIASLSGLDVKIMIPNKPDHLFVYWATTFNAGQLLRAGAKVYIYDNGFIHAKMIVVDEEVSSVGTANIDVRSFKLNFEVNAFIYDEGMAETLTRIFYKDVEVCRQLTIEDFEKRSKWIRFKESIARLVSPIL, encoded by the coding sequence ATGGAATTTACGCATGTTACATCGGTTTTGCTCGGCCTCGTCATCATTCTAAATATTTTATTTGCCACGATTGTCATATTTTTTGAAAGAAGGGAAGCGAGCACCACCTGGGCTTGGTTATTGGTGTTATATTTTCTCCCTGTAGTCGGTTTTATTTTATATCTCCTTTTTGGAACGAGTTTAAGGCACGCCCATTTATTCCAATGGGAGGACAAGAAGAAAATCGGGATTGAAGAAATCCTTGATAAACAGATGGAAGAGCTTTCAACGAATCATTTTCCTTTTCGAAATGCTTCTTCAAGTAATTACCGTGATTTGATTTATATGCATCTCCGGAACAATGATGCCGTGCTTACTGAAGATAATCAAGTCGATATTTTTACGGAAGGAAAAAATAAGTTTGACCAGCTTTTTAAAGATATCGAAGCGGCAGAAAATCATATACACATACAATACTACATCATTCAAAGGGACGGCCTGGGTAAACGATTCATTGAAGCTTTGACTAAAAAAGCGAATGAAGGCGTCAAAGTTCGGCTGCTTTATGACGAGCTCGGTTCCAGAGGGATGACTAAAAGTTTCTTCAGGGAATTTAGGCAGGCAGGAGGGCGAGTGGAGGCATTCTTTCCATCCAAATTAAAATTTATAAATTTACGGCTGAATTTCCGTAACCATCGAAAGCTAGTCATCATTGATGGAAAAGTAGGGTATGTTGGTGGCTTTAATGTTGGTGATGAATATTTAGGGCTTAATCCAAAATTCGGTTTCTGGCGTGATACACACCTTCGAATAAAGGGTTCAGCTGTCAAAGCCATTCAAACCCGTTTTATCCTGGATTGGAATCAGGCATCAAAGCACCATGATATAACTTATCAGCCTCATTATTTCCCTGTTTTAAAGCCTCAAGGCAATATAGATTTGCAAATAGTGACAAGTGGGCCAGATTCTGAATGGGAACAAATTAAAAATGGCTATATTAAATTAATATCTTCAGCAAAGAAATCGATTCTCATTCAAACACCTTACTTCATACCGGATGCAAGTTTATTGGATGCACTCAGGATTGCCAGCTTATCAGGGTTAGATGTAAAAATCATGATTCCGAATAAACCTGATCACCTTTTCGTTTATTGGGCAACAACTTTCAACGCAGGGCAGTTATTAAGAGCGGGAGCTAAGGTATACATCTATGATAACGGCTTTATTCATGCGAAGATGATCGTGGTGGACGAAGAGGTCTCCTCGGTGGGGACAGCAAACATTGATGTCCGTAGTTTTAAATTGAATTTTGAAGTCAATGCCTTCATTTATGATGAAGGAATGGCCGAAACACTGACAAGGATTTTTTATAAGGATGTTGAAGTCTGTAGGCAGCTTACAATTGAAGACTTTGAAAAGCGTTCAAAATGGATTCGTTTTAAAGAGTCCATTGCAAGGCTGGTATCACCCATATTATAA
- a CDS encoding metal-sensitive transcriptional regulator: MEYDNQVKNRVKRIEGQLRGILKMMEENKDCREVVTQLSATRSAIDRTIGVIVSSNLVECVREANESGEKNPEELVKEAVNLLVKSR, translated from the coding sequence ATGGAATATGACAATCAGGTTAAAAATAGAGTGAAGCGAATAGAAGGTCAGCTTCGTGGGATATTGAAAATGATGGAGGAAAACAAAGATTGCAGAGAAGTAGTAACGCAGTTATCTGCCACTAGATCTGCAATCGATAGGACAATCGGGGTAATAGTAAGTTCAAATCTTGTAGAATGCGTCCGGGAGGCTAATGAATCCGGAGAAAAAAATCCCGAAGAGCTAGTGAAAGAAGCTGTGAATTTATTAGTGAAAAGCCGATAA
- a CDS encoding CoxG family protein, whose amino-acid sequence MSEGVHSIILPVSIKTVWGFVSSIDRWAPLVPGYINHEMMNEWTLIWEFKSDLGLMKKKIKLEVNILEWIEPEKVTFKLKGLNEKFDGHGYFLAEQCGVGQTKMTGCLAITAKGAKAPIVNALLKTYVPQMTIEFSEAVAQSLLVQK is encoded by the coding sequence TTGTCAGAAGGTGTGCACAGTATCATTTTACCTGTTTCAATAAAAACGGTTTGGGGATTTGTAAGTAGCATAGATCGTTGGGCACCTCTTGTCCCAGGATATATCAATCATGAGATGATGAATGAGTGGACACTCATCTGGGAGTTTAAAAGCGATTTGGGATTAATGAAGAAGAAAATAAAACTTGAAGTGAATATATTGGAATGGATTGAACCCGAAAAGGTAACATTTAAACTTAAGGGATTAAATGAAAAATTTGATGGGCATGGCTATTTTTTAGCAGAACAGTGCGGAGTTGGCCAGACTAAAATGACTGGCTGCCTGGCGATTACGGCAAAAGGAGCCAAAGCCCCTATCGTCAATGCTTTGTTAAAAACCTACGTTCCACAAATGACGATTGAGTTTTCTGAGGCAGTTGCACAAAGTCTCCTAGTACAAAAATAG
- a CDS encoding DUF4309 domain-containing protein — protein sequence MNRFIKSVTFLMLAFLMFSGQAAFASSNSLSSQSTPDLLIRQIMGLAYESQQTISSGPFSVGDSLKKVGKAWGAPEDLSTVAANYWSHNIRFLYDGSTGRKTITAIDDFDPRLQTIHLSMLKGLIGEPVSEVEQEGMYYVTYTDYANYKVVFVFESAWINPDPRLSMYTVEIASD from the coding sequence GTGAATCGTTTTATCAAAAGTGTTACATTTCTAATGCTCGCATTTCTCATGTTTAGTGGTCAGGCTGCTTTTGCTTCATCAAATTCACTATCATCACAATCCACGCCGGACCTTTTGATTCGGCAGATCATGGGTTTGGCCTATGAATCCCAGCAAACCATTAGCAGTGGCCCATTTTCTGTAGGTGATTCATTGAAGAAAGTGGGAAAAGCCTGGGGTGCACCGGAAGATTTAAGTACCGTCGCGGCCAATTATTGGTCCCATAATATCCGTTTCCTCTATGACGGTTCAACAGGAAGAAAAACGATTACCGCCATTGATGATTTTGATCCGCGATTGCAAACCATCCATTTATCCATGTTGAAGGGATTGATTGGTGAACCTGTAAGTGAAGTGGAGCAAGAAGGGATGTACTATGTCACTTATACCGATTACGCAAATTATAAAGTGGTATTCGTGTTTGAAAGCGCCTGGATCAACCCTGATCCAAGATTGAGTATGTATACGGTTGAAATTGCGTCAGATTGA
- the aspA gene encoding aspartate ammonia-lyase translates to MLTEERTYRIEKDFLGEKEIPADVYYGIQTLRAVENFPITGYKVNEEMIRALAMIKKAAALANMDTKRLYDGIGSAIVKASDEVIDGKWHEYFIVDPIQGGAGTSMNMNINEIVANRALELMGHNKGEYVQVSPNSHVNMSQSTNDVFPTAIHLSTLRLLEQLLQTMTKMSTVLKNKAKQFDHVIKMGRTHLQDAVPIRLGQEFEAYSRVLDRDIKRISQSRQHLYEVNMGATAVGTGLNADPRYIENVVKYLAEISNLPLVGAEHLVDATQNTDAYTEVSASLKVCMMNMSKIANDLRLMASGPRAGLAEITLPARQPGSSIMPGKVNPVMPELINQVAFQVIGNDNTICLASEAGQLELNVMEPVLVFNLLQSISIMNNAFNVFTDYCLEGIEANEQHLKDYVEQSVGVITAVNPHLGYEVVSRIAREAILKGKSVRELCLQYDVLTEEELDLILNPYEMTKPGIAGASLFDRQ, encoded by the coding sequence ATGTTGACAGAAGAGAGAACATACCGCATCGAGAAAGACTTTCTTGGGGAAAAGGAAATTCCAGCTGATGTTTATTATGGAATACAAACTTTACGCGCTGTAGAGAATTTTCCGATTACCGGTTACAAAGTCAATGAAGAAATGATTCGTGCACTAGCTATGATTAAAAAAGCAGCCGCTTTAGCAAATATGGATACCAAACGGTTATATGATGGTATTGGAAGCGCTATCGTCAAAGCTTCTGATGAAGTGATCGATGGAAAGTGGCATGAATATTTCATCGTTGACCCAATTCAAGGCGGCGCAGGTACATCGATGAATATGAACATTAATGAAATCGTTGCCAACCGTGCGTTAGAACTCATGGGACACAATAAAGGGGAGTATGTACAAGTAAGTCCAAATAGCCATGTTAACATGTCGCAATCAACCAATGACGTATTCCCAACTGCCATTCATTTATCAACATTAAGACTTTTAGAGCAATTGTTACAAACAATGACCAAGATGAGCACGGTTTTAAAGAATAAAGCAAAACAATTTGATCATGTTATCAAAATGGGACGCACACATCTTCAAGACGCAGTGCCAATTCGACTCGGTCAAGAATTTGAGGCATACAGTCGCGTGTTGGATCGGGATATAAAACGAATCAGTCAATCACGCCAACATTTATATGAAGTGAATATGGGGGCAACAGCAGTGGGAACGGGATTGAACGCAGATCCCCGTTACATTGAAAATGTTGTTAAATATTTAGCTGAAATCAGTAACTTGCCGCTTGTAGGTGCAGAACATTTAGTGGATGCAACCCAAAATACGGATGCATATACTGAAGTGTCAGCTTCATTGAAAGTATGTATGATGAATATGTCTAAAATTGCTAATGATTTACGTTTGATGGCTTCAGGACCGAGAGCGGGATTAGCGGAAATCACTCTTCCAGCACGTCAACCAGGTTCATCCATCATGCCAGGAAAAGTAAATCCAGTAATGCCAGAATTAATTAATCAAGTCGCTTTCCAAGTGATCGGGAACGATAATACAATTTGCTTAGCATCAGAAGCAGGACAACTAGAGTTGAACGTAATGGAACCAGTCCTTGTATTCAATTTATTGCAATCAATTAGCATCATGAACAATGCTTTCAATGTCTTTACAGATTATTGCTTAGAAGGCATTGAAGCTAATGAGCAACATTTAAAAGATTATGTCGAACAAAGTGTTGGTGTGATTACAGCAGTCAATCCGCACCTTGGGTACGAAGTGGTTTCACGTATTGCGCGTGAAGCGATATTAAAAGGCAAATCAGTTCGCGAACTTTGTTTACAATATGATGTGTTGACAGAAGAAGAATTGGATCTAATTCTAAATCCTTATGAGATGACAAAACCCGGTATAGCGGGAGCTTCACTTTTTGACCGGCAATAA
- a CDS encoding asparaginase: MKKLMLITTGGTIASLEGENGLVPDMKADEFLGHLPGLDLLYQIDSKPLMNIDSTNMQPEDWTEMAQSIHEHYHDYDGFVITHGTDTMAYTSAALSYMLQDLRKPIIITGSQIPIAYKKTDAKRNISDAIRFACEDIGGVYVVFDGRVIQGTRAIKLRTKSYDSFESINYPYIATIFKDKIEYLKPVHSPKKKEAKLDASLCTDVALVKLHPGIKPEFFDSLKNQCRGIVIESYGSGGIPFQRRNILEKLNELVQCGISVVITTQCLEEGEDMDIYEVGRKVDKNVIIRSRNMNTEAIVPKLMWILAKTQDPKKVKEMMETPIAEDITL, translated from the coding sequence ATGAAGAAGTTGATGTTAATTACTACAGGTGGTACAATTGCATCGTTAGAAGGGGAAAATGGACTGGTTCCAGATATGAAAGCTGACGAATTTTTAGGACACCTGCCGGGATTGGATTTACTTTATCAGATTGATAGTAAGCCTTTGATGAATATTGATAGTACAAATATGCAGCCGGAAGATTGGACAGAAATGGCACAATCCATCCATGAGCACTACCATGATTACGATGGCTTTGTGATTACCCATGGAACAGATACAATGGCTTACACTTCAGCTGCACTCTCATATATGTTACAAGATTTAAGGAAACCAATTATCATTACAGGTTCTCAAATCCCAATTGCCTATAAAAAGACAGATGCCAAAAGAAATATCTCTGATGCGATCCGGTTTGCTTGTGAAGATATTGGAGGAGTATATGTTGTATTTGATGGTAGAGTCATCCAGGGTACTAGGGCCATTAAATTGAGAACTAAAAGCTATGATTCGTTTGAAAGTATTAACTATCCATATATCGCTACCATATTCAAAGATAAAATTGAGTATCTAAAGCCAGTTCATTCACCAAAGAAAAAGGAAGCTAAGTTAGATGCTTCCCTATGTACTGATGTTGCTTTAGTTAAGCTGCATCCCGGTATTAAACCTGAATTCTTTGATTCTCTGAAAAATCAATGTAGGGGAATCGTAATTGAAAGTTATGGAAGCGGTGGTATTCCATTTCAAAGAAGAAATATTTTAGAAAAATTGAATGAGTTAGTACAGTGTGGAATATCCGTAGTCATTACTACCCAATGTTTAGAAGAAGGGGAAGATATGGATATTTACGAAGTGGGACGAAAAGTGGATAAGAATGTCATCATTCGTTCCAGAAATATGAATACAGAAGCCATCGTTCCTAAGTTGATGTGGATTTTAGCCAAGACACAGGATCCCAAAAAAGTGAAGGAAATGATGGAAACACCGATTGCAGAGGACATTACATTATAG
- a CDS encoding helix-turn-helix domain-containing protein — protein MIVNRLTTLRKAKRWSLQYTADRLGIAKSTYAGYESGHRRPSLETINLLAGLYDTSTDYILGRVDYPSKDITTESPRAMELTDSPNMKLAVDGISLSEEETIQFIAFIRAKREVEIIRHKQKET, from the coding sequence ATGATCGTAAATAGATTAACTACATTAAGGAAGGCCAAAAGGTGGTCTTTGCAATATACCGCTGACAGACTCGGAATAGCCAAGAGTACCTATGCAGGTTACGAATCGGGCCATCGCCGTCCTTCATTGGAAACGATAAATTTATTAGCAGGCTTATATGATACATCCACTGATTACATTCTAGGTCGAGTGGATTATCCATCTAAAGATATTACCACAGAGTCACCTCGAGCCATGGAATTGACGGATTCACCAAATATGAAGCTTGCTGTCGATGGAATCTCTCTTTCTGAAGAGGAAACGATTCAATTCATCGCTTTTATTAGAGCTAAACGAGAAGTGGAAATAATTCGCCATAAACAAAAAGAAACATAG
- a CDS encoding flavin reductase family protein translates to MISVNPESLTERDNYKFLTGSIIPRPIALVTTKSETGTVNIAPFSFFNIVSSNPPMISVSVQRKEGVSKDTARNAIQTGEFVVHITDENNVADANRTAKELPSDESELSLTHFTTTVSDKVSVPGLQEAKVRFECTLEHAIPMAGSKDKPGCDLLIGKIVCYHIVQDIYHNGRIDQNGLKPVARLAGHTYTKLGELFELERP, encoded by the coding sequence ATGATTTCTGTTAATCCTGAAAGTCTGACTGAACGGGATAATTATAAGTTTTTGACTGGAAGCATCATACCGAGACCTATAGCCTTGGTTACGACAAAATCCGAAACAGGTACAGTCAATATAGCGCCGTTCAGCTTTTTTAACATAGTCAGTTCAAATCCTCCGATGATTTCCGTTTCTGTCCAACGGAAAGAAGGGGTTTCAAAGGACACTGCCCGAAATGCAATTCAAACAGGTGAATTCGTTGTTCATATCACTGATGAGAATAATGTAGCTGATGCAAATCGAACAGCGAAGGAACTCCCGTCTGACGAAAGTGAATTGAGTCTGACCCATTTCACGACAACTGTTAGTGATAAGGTATCCGTACCAGGATTGCAAGAAGCGAAGGTACGCTTTGAATGTACATTAGAGCATGCGATACCTATGGCGGGTTCCAAGGATAAACCAGGTTGCGATTTATTGATAGGGAAAATAGTCTGCTATCATATCGTGCAAGATATTTACCATAACGGTCGAATTGACCAGAATGGGCTAAAACCTGTAGCAAGATTAGCGGGTCATACTTATACAAAACTAGGGGAATTATTTGAATTAGAACGTCCTTAA
- a CDS encoding alpha/beta hydrolase, with protein sequence MKHIFQKGSNPEAPLLLLLHGTGGTETDLLPLAEMVSPGSSVLSVRGNVLENGMPRFFRRLSEGVFDEEDLIFRTKELNDFLESASKKYDFDRERVVALGYSNGANIAASLLFHFEGALLGASLHHPMVPRRGIALPSLSDIPVFIAAGKNDPICPAAETDELNNLLLQAGAIVDVQWENYGHQLTRSEVEAAGSWFQKNFL encoded by the coding sequence ATGAAGCATATTTTTCAAAAAGGAAGTAATCCAGAAGCGCCATTGCTTTTGCTTCTACATGGCACTGGAGGAACGGAAACAGATCTCTTGCCATTAGCGGAAATGGTTTCACCAGGATCATCCGTATTGAGCGTAAGGGGAAATGTGCTTGAAAACGGAATGCCTCGTTTTTTTCGCCGATTATCAGAAGGGGTTTTTGATGAAGAAGATTTGATCTTTCGTACGAAGGAGCTTAATGACTTCTTGGAATCAGCGTCCAAAAAGTATGACTTCGACCGTGAAAGAGTGGTAGCATTAGGTTATTCCAATGGTGCAAATATAGCGGCAAGTTTGCTGTTCCATTTCGAAGGGGCATTACTAGGAGCGAGTCTTCATCATCCAATGGTGCCTAGACGAGGGATTGCATTGCCTTCCCTTTCGGATATACCTGTATTTATTGCTGCAGGTAAAAACGATCCGATTTGCCCGGCAGCAGAAACTGACGAGCTTAATAACCTTTTGCTGCAAGCGGGTGCTATAGTGGATGTTCAGTGGGAAAATTACGGTCATCAGTTAACACGGTCAGAGGTTGAGGCAGCGGGTTCATGGTTTCAAAAGAACTTTTTATAA
- a CDS encoding ring-cleaving dioxygenase, whose product MQKQNAGIHHITAIVGNPQENVDFYAGVLGLRMVKKTVNFDDPGTYHLYFGDESGSPGTIITFFPWPGAYKGRIGSGQVGVTTYAVPEGSMGFWEMRLGKFNINFKKVSRFGEEYLEFQDPHGLQLELVERKEGKNSEWSFGGVPAAKAVKGFGGAVLLTSKPLKTMELLEKVMGLQKIGEEGDYIRFKSTSDIGNLIDVKKTVLPNGKIGVGTVHHVAWRAIDNEDHKEWREHIANHGYGVTPFTDRQYFDAIYFREDGGILFEVATDPPGFAHDETKETMGSNLMLPPWLEEKRAIMEKTLLPAVPRVLEEDK is encoded by the coding sequence ATGCAAAAGCAAAATGCAGGAATACATCATATAACCGCAATTGTAGGCAATCCTCAAGAGAACGTGGATTTTTATGCTGGAGTATTGGGACTGCGTATGGTGAAGAAAACCGTTAATTTTGATGACCCTGGAACCTATCATTTGTATTTCGGTGATGAATCAGGTTCTCCGGGAACTATCATCACTTTCTTTCCTTGGCCTGGGGCATACAAGGGGAGAATTGGCTCAGGACAAGTGGGGGTTACAACATATGCTGTTCCGGAAGGATCGATGGGTTTCTGGGAAATGCGTTTAGGTAAATTTAACATAAACTTTAAAAAGGTTTCACGTTTCGGCGAGGAATATCTGGAATTCCAAGACCCACACGGTTTGCAACTTGAACTGGTTGAGCGTAAAGAAGGGAAAAATAGCGAGTGGTCATTCGGCGGTGTACCAGCTGCCAAGGCTGTCAAGGGATTCGGTGGTGCCGTATTATTGACGTCAAAACCGCTCAAAACGATGGAACTATTAGAGAAAGTGATGGGCCTGCAAAAAATTGGGGAAGAGGGCGATTACATTCGCTTCAAATCCACATCGGACATCGGAAATTTGATAGATGTTAAAAAAACGGTTTTGCCAAATGGGAAGATCGGAGTGGGAACTGTCCATCATGTTGCATGGCGTGCAATCGATAATGAAGATCATAAAGAATGGCGGGAGCATATCGCCAACCATGGCTATGGTGTGACACCCTTTACAGACCGCCAATACTTCGATGCCATTTATTTCAGGGAAGATGGAGGCATACTTTTTGAAGTTGCCACAGATCCTCCTGGCTTCGCTCATGATGAAACGAAGGAAACGATGGGCAGTAATTTAATGCTGCCGCCATGGCTGGAAGAAAAAAGGGCGATCATGGAGAAAACGTTACTGCCGGCAGTGCCGAGAGTACTTGAGGAGGATAAATGA
- a CDS encoding ring-cleaving dioxygenase yields the protein MELKGLHHVSAITAKAGNNFEFYTKVLGLRLIKKTVNQDDVRVYHLFYGDQIGSPGTELTFFEIPNAARTHEGNNSISEISLRVRNDEALEYWKKRFVEFNVEQDEISSRFERKVLSFKDPEGQRLLLVSDQDNNGVQGGLPWDGSLVPQEFSILGLGPVKLTVPDIVQTERVLTDVLGFRQSGTYPSSIRGQNPIVVYETGEGGTGAELHIEERNDIPRERLGRGGVHHIAFRVDNEGELRKWIEKISESKFVNSGYVDRYYFHSLYFREPNGILFELATDGPGFAVDEAEQHLGENLALPPFLESKRKDIEANLKPLNIKPTN from the coding sequence ATGGAATTAAAAGGATTACATCACGTTTCGGCGATTACAGCTAAAGCGGGAAATAACTTTGAATTCTACACAAAAGTCTTAGGGTTGCGATTAATTAAAAAAACGGTGAATCAAGATGATGTACGTGTATATCACTTATTTTATGGAGATCAAATTGGTTCACCGGGTACGGAATTGACGTTTTTTGAAATTCCCAATGCTGCCCGCACTCATGAGGGGAATAATAGTATTTCAGAAATTTCCTTAAGGGTAAGAAATGATGAAGCACTAGAATATTGGAAAAAACGGTTTGTTGAATTCAATGTTGAGCAGGATGAAATATCGAGCCGCTTTGAAAGGAAGGTGCTTTCTTTTAAAGACCCTGAAGGGCAGAGGCTTCTTTTGGTTTCCGATCAGGATAATAACGGCGTTCAAGGAGGATTACCGTGGGATGGAAGCCTAGTGCCGCAAGAGTTTTCCATTCTTGGATTAGGGCCAGTAAAACTTACTGTACCTGATATTGTACAAACAGAACGTGTTCTTACCGACGTATTGGGTTTCAGGCAGTCAGGCACATACCCATCCTCAATCAGGGGGCAAAATCCGATAGTCGTTTACGAGACAGGTGAGGGAGGAACAGGCGCCGAACTCCATATTGAAGAAAGGAATGACATACCTCGGGAAAGATTGGGGAGGGGGGGAGTACACCATATTGCCTTCCGGGTGGATAATGAAGGGGAACTGAGAAAATGGATAGAGAAAATTAGTGAATCGAAATTCGTGAACTCTGGTTATGTGGACCGCTATTATTTTCATTCACTTTATTTTAGGGAGCCGAATGGTATCTTATTTGAATTGGCTACTGATGGACCAGGTTTTGCAGTGGATGAAGCAGAGCAGCACTTAGGTGAGAACCTTGCCCTCCCACCTTTTTTAGAATCGAAAAGAAAGGATATTGAAGCGAATTTAAAACCACTGAATATAAAACCAACAAATTAA
- a CDS encoding nitroreductase family protein yields MVKDFFSAIEDRRSYYSLSKERVVPNKRIKEVIGHAVQYSPSAFNSQSARVIVLTGQNHDQLWDITKKTLRKAIGAKDFEKTEEKMNSFINGYGTVLFFEDQAIIDRLQEQFKTYADNFPIWSDQSSAILQFVVWTSLEIEGFGASLQHYNPLIDDEVRKTWDISRDWKLIAQMPFGKPTAEPDDKDFSPLEERVKYYH; encoded by the coding sequence ATGGTTAAAGATTTTTTTAGCGCAATTGAAGATAGACGCTCTTATTATTCCCTTAGCAAGGAACGTGTTGTTCCTAATAAAAGGATTAAAGAAGTTATCGGTCATGCCGTTCAATATTCCCCTTCCGCTTTCAACTCCCAAAGTGCAAGAGTGATTGTATTAACTGGTCAAAACCACGACCAATTATGGGATATCACAAAAAAAACATTAAGAAAAGCAATCGGCGCCAAAGATTTTGAAAAAACTGAAGAAAAAATGAATTCATTTATAAATGGTTATGGTACGGTTTTATTCTTTGAAGATCAGGCTATTATAGATAGGCTTCAAGAACAATTCAAAACGTATGCCGATAACTTTCCGATTTGGTCGGACCAATCATCTGCCATTTTACAATTTGTCGTATGGACTTCCTTGGAAATTGAGGGGTTTGGTGCAAGTCTTCAGCATTATAATCCTTTAATCGATGACGAAGTGAGAAAGACATGGGATATATCACGTGATTGGAAACTCATCGCACAGATGCCCTTTGGAAAACCAACTGCAGAGCCTGATGATAAAGACTTCTCACCACTTGAAGAACGTGTGAAATATTATCATTGA